The Variovorax paradoxus B4 genome includes a region encoding these proteins:
- a CDS encoding aromatic ring-hydroxylating dioxygenase subunit alpha codes for MHNDIQSQPVHWSGPGLTRIPFAVYSDPQLAADEQARIFRGEVWNYLCLEAELPDAGSYRTTFAGETPVVVVRDDDGEIYAFENRCAHRGALIALEKSGRSDNFQCVYHAWSYNRQGDLTGVAFEKGVKGQGGMPASFCKEAHGPRKLRIASFCGLVFGSFSENVPSIEEYLGDEICQRIERVLHKPVEVIGRFTQALPNNWKLYVENVKDSYHASLLHLFFTTFELNRLSQKGGVIVDGSGGHHVSYSMIDTAAEKDASYREQALRSDNDRYRLKDPSVLAGFKEYDDGVTLQILSVFPGFVLQQIQNCLAVRQVLPRGTTRTELNWTYIGYADDTPEQRKVRLKQSNLVGPAGFISMEDGAVGGFVQRGIAGAADHEAIVEMGGDATASSEGRATEASVRGFWKAYRRHMGA; via the coding sequence ATGCACAACGACATCCAATCCCAGCCGGTCCACTGGTCCGGCCCCGGCCTCACGCGCATCCCGTTTGCGGTCTACAGCGACCCCCAGCTCGCGGCCGACGAACAGGCGCGCATCTTTCGCGGCGAGGTCTGGAACTATCTTTGCCTGGAGGCCGAGCTGCCCGACGCCGGCAGCTACCGCACCACCTTTGCGGGCGAAACGCCGGTGGTGGTGGTGCGCGACGACGACGGCGAGATCTACGCCTTCGAGAACCGCTGCGCCCACCGCGGTGCATTGATCGCACTCGAGAAATCGGGCCGCAGCGACAACTTCCAGTGCGTCTACCACGCCTGGAGCTACAACCGCCAGGGCGATCTGACCGGCGTGGCGTTCGAGAAGGGCGTGAAGGGCCAGGGCGGCATGCCCGCCAGCTTCTGCAAGGAAGCGCATGGCCCGCGCAAGCTGCGCATCGCGAGCTTCTGCGGCCTGGTCTTCGGCAGCTTCAGCGAGAACGTGCCATCGATCGAAGAGTATCTCGGCGACGAGATCTGCCAGCGCATCGAACGCGTGCTGCACAAGCCGGTGGAGGTCATCGGCCGCTTCACGCAGGCACTGCCCAACAACTGGAAGCTCTACGTCGAGAACGTCAAGGACAGCTACCACGCCAGCCTGCTGCACCTGTTCTTCACCACCTTCGAGCTCAACCGCCTGTCGCAGAAAGGCGGCGTGATCGTCGACGGGAGCGGCGGCCATCATGTGAGCTATTCGATGATCGACACGGCCGCAGAGAAGGATGCGTCATACAGGGAGCAGGCCCTTCGCTCCGACAACGACCGTTACCGCTTGAAGGACCCGAGCGTCCTGGCCGGCTTCAAGGAGTACGACGACGGCGTGACGTTGCAGATCCTGTCGGTGTTCCCCGGCTTCGTGCTGCAGCAGATCCAGAACTGCCTGGCCGTGCGCCAGGTACTGCCCAGAGGCACGACGCGCACCGAACTGAACTGGACCTACATCGGCTATGCCGACGACACCCCCGAGCAGCGCAAGGTACGGCTCAAGCAATCGAACCTGGTCGGCCCGGCCGGCTTCATCTCGATGGAGGACGGCGCGGTCGGAGGGTTCGTGCAGCGCGGCATCGCCGGCGCGGCCGACCATGAGGCCATCGTCGAAATGGGCGGTGACGCGACGGCCTCCAGCGAAGGCCGGGCCACCGAGGCCTCGGTGCGCGGCTTCTGGAAAGCCTACCGCCGGCACATGGGCGCATGA
- a CDS encoding Bug family tripartite tricarboxylate transporter substrate binding protein, with product MKFPHFPLGARALIRNLFLAGAIALGAGVGQAAETDYPKQPVTIIVPFAPGGSLDATARVIAEKLRDLLGQPVLVVNRPGAGSAVGARYVAQAKPDGYTLFIASGSAFGFLNLIVPNFEYQLKDYTPLGGVAIYTSLFAVNASAQVKTLPELVKLAHDRPGGLSFCTTGVSGLNHLQLEMFKGLVKSKTGTALNVIHVPYNGVAPALTGLRAGEVQACALPYSSIVRNFEGNGIRNIAVQRHERLKAMPQVGTTGEQGYPEMDDNEQLVTLSAPAGTPASVVAKLEAALQTTMKDAEIVRKLNDLDVQPTFVGSSDARKWLEKDVTKFSKVIKAAGLTVQQ from the coding sequence ATGAAATTCCCTCACTTTCCCCTCGGCGCGCGGGCGCTGATCCGCAATCTTTTTCTGGCCGGCGCCATCGCCCTCGGCGCAGGCGTGGGACAGGCTGCCGAAACAGACTATCCCAAACAGCCGGTGACCATCATCGTTCCGTTCGCGCCCGGCGGCAGTCTGGACGCGACCGCCCGCGTCATTGCGGAAAAGCTGCGCGACCTATTGGGCCAACCGGTGCTGGTCGTGAACCGTCCAGGCGCGGGCAGCGCGGTCGGAGCGCGTTACGTCGCCCAGGCCAAGCCCGATGGCTACACCCTGTTCATTGCGTCCGGTTCCGCGTTCGGCTTCCTGAACCTGATCGTGCCGAACTTCGAGTACCAGCTGAAGGACTACACGCCGCTCGGCGGCGTGGCCATCTATACCTCGCTGTTCGCGGTCAACGCGTCGGCGCAGGTCAAGACGTTGCCTGAGCTGGTGAAACTGGCACACGACAGGCCGGGCGGCCTGAGCTTCTGCACGACCGGCGTGAGTGGGCTGAATCATCTGCAGCTCGAGATGTTCAAGGGCCTGGTGAAGTCCAAGACGGGAACCGCCCTGAATGTCATCCATGTGCCCTACAACGGCGTTGCCCCGGCCCTGACCGGCTTACGGGCGGGCGAAGTGCAGGCCTGCGCGCTGCCGTACAGCTCGATCGTGCGGAACTTCGAGGGCAACGGTATTCGCAACATCGCCGTTCAGCGGCACGAGCGCCTGAAGGCCATGCCGCAGGTCGGAACCACCGGCGAGCAGGGCTACCCGGAGATGGACGACAACGAACAGCTTGTGACTCTGTCGGCGCCCGCGGGCACGCCTGCGAGCGTGGTCGCGAAACTCGAAGCCGCGCTGCAGACCACGATGAAGGACGCAGAGATCGTCAGGAAGCTGAACGACCTTGACGTCCAGCCCACTTTCGTGGGGTCCTCGGACGCCAGGAAATGGCTCGAGAAGGATGTGACCAAGTTCAGCAAGGTCATCAAGGCCGCCGGCCTTACAGTGCAACAGTGA
- a CDS encoding aromatic-ring-hydroxylating dioxygenase subunit beta: protein MIDLLALCAFNAAYADTIDSDALEQWPGFFTEECHYRITHIENEREGLAAGIVYADSRAMLEDRIAALREANIYERQRYRHLLGMPRLQNAQAESAEARTPFIVARIMATGQTEVFATGVYQDRFVRQEGQLRLQSRVAVCDSTVIDTLLALPL, encoded by the coding sequence ATGATCGACCTGCTGGCGCTGTGCGCCTTCAACGCGGCCTATGCCGACACCATCGACAGCGATGCGCTGGAGCAATGGCCCGGCTTCTTCACCGAAGAATGCCACTACCGCATCACCCACATCGAGAACGAGCGCGAAGGCCTCGCGGCCGGCATCGTCTACGCCGACTCGCGCGCGATGCTCGAAGACCGCATCGCCGCGCTGCGCGAGGCCAACATCTACGAACGCCAGCGCTACCGGCACCTGCTGGGCATGCCACGGCTGCAGAACGCGCAGGCCGAAAGCGCCGAGGCGCGCACGCCTTTCATCGTGGCGCGCATCATGGCCACGGGCCAGACCGAGGTGTTCGCCACCGGCGTCTACCAGGACCGCTTCGTCCGGCAGGAAGGACAGCTGCGCCTGCAATCGCGCGTGGCGGTGTGCGACAGCACGGTCATCGACACCCTGCTCGCGCTGCCGCTGTGA
- a CDS encoding PdxA family protein, with protein MRAPSCKLALAAGDPNGIGPEIALKALAALPAADRARLTLYGPASVFERTAAQLSLAALLRDVRLVSVGELPASAAVPGRIDAAAGASAVASATAALQACRRGEVDAVVACPHHETAIHQAGIAFSGYPSLVARVCGVPEDRVFLMLVGGGLRIVHATLHESVRAALYRLTPALVAQAVRAGARACALLGVADPSIGVFGINPHASEGGLFGPEDAAIVVPAVDTLRAEGLRMHGPAGADMLLAQRGHGGHDLYVAMLHDQGHIPVKLLAPQAASALSIGADALLSSVGHGSAMDIAGRGAADPKAVLRTIALLSGGRP; from the coding sequence ATGCGCGCCCCCTCCTGCAAACTCGCGCTGGCCGCCGGCGATCCGAACGGCATCGGTCCGGAGATTGCGCTGAAGGCGCTCGCCGCACTGCCCGCAGCCGACCGCGCGCGCCTCACGCTCTACGGCCCCGCCAGCGTGTTCGAGCGCACGGCGGCACAACTCAGCCTGGCTGCGCTGCTACGCGACGTGCGGCTCGTGAGCGTGGGCGAGCTGCCCGCGAGCGCCGCGGTGCCCGGCCGCATCGATGCGGCGGCGGGCGCGTCGGCCGTCGCCTCCGCCACCGCCGCGCTGCAGGCCTGCCGACGCGGCGAGGTCGATGCGGTGGTCGCCTGCCCGCACCACGAGACCGCCATCCACCAGGCCGGCATCGCCTTCAGCGGCTACCCGTCTCTGGTCGCGCGCGTGTGCGGCGTGCCCGAGGACCGCGTGTTCCTCATGCTGGTGGGCGGCGGCCTGCGCATCGTGCATGCCACGCTGCACGAGAGCGTTCGCGCCGCGCTCTATCGGCTGACACCGGCACTGGTCGCGCAAGCCGTCCGGGCTGGCGCGCGAGCCTGCGCGCTGCTGGGCGTGGCCGATCCTTCGATCGGCGTGTTCGGCATCAACCCGCACGCCTCGGAAGGCGGCCTGTTCGGGCCGGAAGACGCCGCCATCGTGGTGCCCGCCGTCGACACGCTGCGCGCCGAGGGCCTGCGCATGCACGGCCCGGCCGGTGCCGACATGCTGCTGGCCCAACGTGGGCACGGCGGCCACGACCTCTACGTGGCAATGCTGCACGACCAGGGCCACATCCCGGTCAAGCTGCTCGCGCCGCAGGCCGCCAGTGCGCTCAGCATCGGCGCCGATGCGTTGCTGTCGAGCGTGGGGCACGGCAGCGCCATGGACATCGCGGGCCGTGGCGCGGCCGACCCGAAAGCCGTACTTCGCACCATCGCGCTGCTCTCGGGAGGCCGGCCATGA
- a CDS encoding 2Fe-2S iron-sulfur cluster-binding protein, whose translation MSHRIFIAGRDVAFECADNESVLDAAARAGIELPYSCRKGVCGNCAGAVVRGEVGAIGTGAITNETCLPNQVLFCMCAPRGDIEIAPTAMRRVDPDARKRFTAKVFRNELAALDVSVLQMRLPAGQRARFRAGQYLQLSLPDGSTRSYSMANAPHESDAVTLHVRHVPGGAFSARVSQLAAGELLDIELPFGAFSLQQEQARPVVFVAGGTGFAPVKSILDDMLKRRIDRPITLIWAARQADGIYLRPAVARWQKQWPRMRFVSALSDDGAAGDGDFAGRADEALLATCADLRGHELYCCGSPAMVNAVRNAALRHRRLDAGDFHSDVFVEGPAAHP comes from the coding sequence ATGAGCCATCGCATCTTCATCGCCGGCCGCGACGTCGCCTTCGAATGCGCGGACAACGAAAGCGTGCTCGATGCGGCAGCGCGCGCCGGCATCGAGCTGCCCTACTCGTGCCGCAAGGGCGTTTGCGGCAATTGCGCCGGCGCCGTGGTGCGCGGCGAGGTGGGGGCCATCGGCACGGGCGCCATCACCAACGAGACCTGCCTGCCGAACCAGGTGCTGTTCTGCATGTGCGCGCCGCGCGGCGACATCGAGATCGCGCCGACCGCGATGCGCCGCGTCGACCCTGACGCGCGCAAGCGTTTCACGGCGAAGGTGTTCCGCAACGAGCTGGCCGCGCTCGACGTGTCTGTGCTGCAGATGCGCCTGCCCGCGGGGCAGCGCGCCAGGTTCAGGGCCGGACAGTACCTGCAGCTTTCGCTGCCCGACGGCAGCACGCGCAGCTACTCCATGGCCAATGCGCCGCACGAGAGCGACGCCGTCACGCTGCACGTGCGCCATGTGCCGGGCGGCGCCTTCAGCGCGCGCGTGTCGCAGCTGGCGGCAGGCGAGCTGCTCGACATCGAGCTGCCCTTTGGCGCGTTCTCGCTGCAGCAGGAACAGGCGCGGCCCGTGGTGTTCGTGGCGGGCGGCACCGGCTTCGCGCCGGTGAAGTCCATCCTGGACGACATGCTCAAGCGGCGCATCGACCGGCCCATCACGCTGATCTGGGCGGCGCGGCAGGCCGACGGCATCTACCTGCGCCCGGCAGTCGCGCGCTGGCAGAAGCAATGGCCGAGGATGCGCTTCGTCAGTGCGCTGAGCGACGACGGCGCGGCAGGCGACGGCGACTTCGCGGGCCGAGCCGACGAGGCGCTGCTCGCCACGTGCGCCGACCTGCGGGGACATGAGCTGTATTGCTGCGGCTCACCAGCGATGGTGAACGCGGTGCGCAACGCAGCGCTGCGGCATCGCAGACTCGACGCGGGCGACTTCCACTCCGACGTGTTCGTCGAGGGGCCAGCCGCCCACCCTTGA
- the leuD gene encoding 3-isopropylmalate dehydratase small subunit gives MTPFTVLQAVAAPLLLDNIDTDTIIRVEPLFSGVPREQLGPHALAALRFRADGSEDPDFVLNRTPYRSAHILLAGDNFGCGSSREGAVWALMALGIRCVVAPSFGDIFYGNCFQNGLLPVQLARAQVEALAHAVSRTPSSPVTVDLPACTVHAPGMAALHFALPARRREGLLRGLDDLELTLARSAEIDAFQARDAQARPWIYLKTKETP, from the coding sequence ATGACACCGTTCACGGTGCTGCAGGCCGTGGCCGCGCCGCTGCTGCTCGACAACATCGACACCGACACGATCATCCGCGTCGAGCCGCTTTTCAGCGGCGTGCCCCGCGAGCAGTTGGGGCCGCACGCGCTCGCTGCCTTGCGCTTTCGTGCCGACGGCAGCGAGGACCCCGATTTTGTTCTGAACCGCACGCCCTACCGAAGCGCGCACATCTTGCTGGCGGGCGACAACTTCGGCTGCGGCAGCTCGCGCGAAGGCGCTGTGTGGGCGCTCATGGCGCTGGGCATACGGTGCGTCGTGGCGCCGAGCTTCGGCGACATCTTCTACGGCAACTGCTTCCAGAACGGCCTGTTGCCAGTGCAGCTGGCGCGCGCGCAAGTAGAGGCACTGGCGCATGCGGTGTCTCGAACGCCTTCCTCGCCCGTCACAGTCGATCTTCCTGCCTGCACGGTGCATGCGCCCGGCATGGCCGCGCTGCATTTCGCCCTGCCCGCGCGGCGCCGCGAGGGCCTGCTGCGCGGCCTGGACGACCTCGAGCTGACGCTGGCGCGCAGCGCCGAGATCGACGCATTCCAGGCGCGCGATGCCCAGGCACGACCATGGATCTATCTGAAGACAAAGGAGACGCCGTGA
- a CDS encoding Bug family tripartite tricarboxylate transporter substrate binding protein yields MFQRLTRRALALLACACLMAQAQAQNDNKIARLVVPFPAGGTADILPRVVADKLRDLYPAGVVVENRTGAGGNIGADVVFRAEPDGKTLLASPPAPIAINQHLYKKLGFDPTRWVPVTVLATVPNVLVVNPKLPVHSVAEFVAYLKANPGKVSFASQGNGTTSHLTASLFMQLTGTEMTHVPYKGTAPALVDLIGGQVDVFFDNISSSLQFERTGKVRILAVADEQRTKALPNVPTFAEQKLPAMNAVTWFAVVAPPGTPAATVDATQKAMAAALALPDVKQKFAEQGAEPRGWDSARTGQFIQAESAKWHKVIQAAKVTME; encoded by the coding sequence ATGTTCCAGAGACTCACCCGGCGCGCGCTTGCGCTGCTGGCCTGCGCCTGCCTGATGGCGCAGGCCCAGGCACAGAACGACAACAAGATTGCACGCCTCGTGGTGCCCTTCCCCGCCGGCGGCACCGCCGACATCCTGCCGCGCGTGGTGGCCGACAAGCTGCGCGACCTGTACCCCGCGGGGGTGGTGGTGGAGAACCGCACCGGCGCGGGCGGCAACATCGGCGCCGACGTGGTGTTCCGCGCCGAGCCCGACGGCAAGACGCTGCTGGCCTCGCCGCCCGCACCCATCGCCATCAACCAGCACCTGTACAAGAAGCTCGGGTTCGACCCGACGCGCTGGGTGCCCGTGACCGTGCTGGCCACCGTGCCCAACGTGCTGGTGGTCAACCCCAAGCTGCCGGTGCACAGCGTGGCCGAGTTCGTCGCCTACCTGAAGGCCAACCCCGGCAAGGTGAGCTTCGCCTCGCAGGGCAACGGCACCACGTCGCACCTCACGGCCAGTCTCTTCATGCAACTCACGGGCACCGAGATGACGCACGTGCCCTACAAGGGCACCGCGCCCGCGCTGGTCGACCTCATCGGCGGGCAGGTCGATGTGTTCTTCGACAACATCTCCTCGTCGCTGCAGTTCGAGCGCACCGGCAAGGTCCGCATCCTGGCCGTAGCCGACGAGCAGCGTACCAAGGCCTTGCCCAACGTGCCCACCTTCGCCGAGCAGAAGCTGCCGGCCATGAACGCGGTCACCTGGTTCGCGGTCGTTGCGCCGCCGGGCACACCCGCGGCCACGGTCGATGCCACGCAGAAGGCGATGGCCGCGGCGCTCGCGCTGCCCGACGTGAAGCAGAAATTTGCCGAGCAAGGCGCCGAGCCGCGCGGCTGGGACAGCGCGCGCACCGGCCAGTTCATCCAGGCGGAATCGGCCAAGTGGCACAAGGTCATCCAGGCCGCCAAGGTCACCATGGAATAA
- a CDS encoding MarR family winged helix-turn-helix transcriptional regulator — translation MEKVAQRRSDTSDPVMERPLPALATDFIGWLVTSLSVRLSRSASSFYMQRWDIGTTEYRLLLALGVEHECSAAFVAAAADVDKAAASRSLQVLSQQGLVTLARHGREMTISLTETGRSLSQELYSTSQQREARLTDGMSAAQVKRLRADLHKLIENLPRLGDDAFEADLSD, via the coding sequence GTGGAAAAGGTCGCGCAGCGGCGCTCTGACACCAGCGATCCCGTGATGGAGCGGCCATTGCCCGCGCTCGCAACGGATTTCATCGGATGGCTGGTCACGAGCCTGTCCGTCCGCCTGAGCCGCAGCGCATCGAGCTTCTACATGCAGCGCTGGGACATCGGGACGACGGAGTACCGGCTTCTCTTGGCCTTGGGTGTCGAGCACGAATGCAGCGCCGCGTTCGTTGCCGCTGCCGCGGACGTCGACAAGGCCGCGGCCAGTCGGAGCCTGCAGGTCCTCAGTCAGCAGGGCCTTGTCACACTCGCTCGGCATGGACGCGAGATGACGATCAGCCTGACCGAGACGGGTCGCTCCCTCTCCCAGGAGCTGTACAGCACATCGCAGCAGCGCGAAGCCCGTTTGACCGATGGCATGAGCGCCGCACAGGTCAAACGCCTGCGCGCGGACCTGCACAAGCTGATCGAGAACCTTCCGAGGCTGGGCGACGACGCCTTCGAGGCCGACCTCTCGGACTGA
- a CDS encoding Rieske 2Fe-2S domain-containing protein, translating into MLSKENNDLLTRTNPDTPMGKLMRCFWTPAMTEAEVPGTDEPPVRLQLLGEALVVFRDTEGRIGVLDQHCPHRGASLFFGRNEEGGVRCVYHGWKFGVDGQCLDMPTEAPDSPMRCKVRARAYPARIAGGVLWVYMGEPDKEPPLPDFEWLGLPSSHVYVSRWEQDCNYAQAMEGELDSAHVGFLHSLVDRTNDDDRALTGRFFKNDKAPLWKIVPSPSGFMACNGRRVDESQRYWRLNQFLLPFYTMIPPHPAEARLVRMWVPMNDERCWVLCATFRPDRPLEEKELKAWRNGDYAHRRVVPGTTRPTERLDNDYLIDRQLQKTVSFTGIAGIRAQDAMVAESAGPIVDRTREHLGTSDRAVVAMRRLLIDAALACAEGQRPVGPDMPHLYSVRATQAVLPESLDPTESEELIGTARPKDLSAT; encoded by the coding sequence ATGCTCAGCAAAGAAAACAACGACCTCCTCACGCGCACCAACCCCGATACCCCGATGGGGAAGCTGATGCGGTGCTTCTGGACCCCGGCGATGACCGAGGCCGAGGTACCTGGCACCGACGAGCCGCCCGTGCGTCTGCAACTGCTCGGAGAAGCGCTGGTGGTGTTCCGCGACACGGAAGGCCGCATCGGCGTGCTCGACCAGCATTGCCCGCACCGCGGTGCCAGTCTCTTCTTCGGCCGCAACGAGGAAGGCGGCGTGCGTTGTGTCTATCACGGCTGGAAGTTCGGCGTGGATGGCCAGTGCCTGGACATGCCGACCGAGGCACCCGACAGTCCCATGCGCTGCAAGGTGCGCGCGCGCGCCTATCCGGCGCGCATCGCCGGGGGCGTGCTCTGGGTCTACATGGGCGAGCCCGACAAGGAGCCTCCGCTGCCCGACTTCGAGTGGCTCGGGCTGCCCTCCTCGCACGTCTACGTCTCGCGCTGGGAACAGGACTGCAACTACGCCCAGGCCATGGAGGGAGAACTGGACAGCGCGCATGTCGGCTTCCTGCACAGCCTCGTCGACAGGACGAATGACGATGATCGCGCCCTCACCGGCCGGTTCTTCAAGAACGACAAGGCGCCACTCTGGAAGATCGTGCCGAGCCCATCGGGCTTCATGGCCTGCAACGGGCGCCGCGTCGACGAGAGCCAGCGCTATTGGCGCCTGAACCAGTTCCTGCTGCCCTTCTACACCATGATTCCGCCGCATCCTGCCGAAGCCCGGCTGGTGCGCATGTGGGTGCCGATGAACGATGAGCGCTGCTGGGTGCTGTGTGCCACCTTCCGACCGGATCGTCCGCTGGAAGAGAAGGAGCTGAAGGCGTGGCGCAACGGCGACTACGCGCACCGCAGGGTCGTTCCAGGCACCACGCGGCCGACCGAGCGCCTGGACAACGACTACCTCATCGATCGGCAGCTGCAGAAGACCGTGTCCTTCACCGGGATCGCGGGCATCCGCGCACAGGATGCAATGGTCGCCGAGTCGGCCGGTCCCATCGTCGACAGGACGCGCGAGCATCTCGGCACCAGCGATCGCGCCGTGGTCGCGATGCGCCGCTTGCTTATCGACGCGGCGCTCGCCTGCGCGGAAGGCCAGCGCCCCGTGGGCCCGGACATGCCGCACCTGTACAGCGTGCGTGCGACGCAGGCCGTGCTGCCTGAAAGCCTCGACCCCACCGAGTCGGAAGAACTGATAGGCACGGCACGACCGAAGGACCTGTCAGCCACCTGA
- a CDS encoding Bug family tripartite tricarboxylate transporter substrate binding protein translates to MTLHPLAPSRRDVLRTATAFAASALLSRHALAADFPSRPVRMVIPLPPGGATDVIGRFMAQKLGELWNQSVIVDNKPGAGTIVGTQAIARAPADGYTFGIVISAFTINPSLRTDLPYDAVKDFTPLSLLGFPVIALVAIPSFPADDVKGLIEKARAKAGAVSYASLGIGTATHLAGELMNVRAKTGMVHIPYNGSAPAYNDLLSGRVPVGFVLLDSALPHVKAGKLKVLGITNAKRSRIYPDYPTIGETIAGYSLESLFGFVAPAGLPAPVAARLSGDLVKVMQMPDVRHRLAELSVEPVGSTAADFAATIRSEITKWAPVVKAAGVKAE, encoded by the coding sequence GTGACCCTTCACCCCCTTGCGCCATCGCGCCGCGATGTGCTTCGCACCGCCACGGCCTTCGCCGCCTCGGCGCTGCTGTCGCGCCACGCGCTGGCGGCCGACTTTCCTTCGCGCCCGGTGCGCATGGTCATCCCGCTGCCGCCGGGCGGCGCCACCGACGTCATCGGCCGCTTCATGGCCCAGAAGCTCGGCGAGCTCTGGAACCAGAGCGTGATCGTCGACAACAAGCCGGGCGCCGGCACCATCGTCGGCACGCAGGCCATCGCCCGCGCGCCAGCCGACGGCTACACCTTCGGCATCGTCATCAGCGCATTCACCATCAACCCGTCGCTGCGCACCGACTTGCCCTACGACGCCGTCAAGGACTTCACGCCGCTGAGCCTGCTGGGCTTTCCGGTGATCGCGCTGGTGGCGATCCCGTCGTTTCCGGCTGACGATGTGAAGGGGCTCATCGAGAAGGCGCGCGCCAAGGCCGGCGCCGTCAGCTACGCCTCGTTGGGCATCGGCACCGCCACGCACCTGGCGGGCGAACTCATGAACGTGCGCGCGAAAACCGGCATGGTGCACATCCCCTACAACGGCAGTGCGCCGGCCTACAACGACCTGCTGAGCGGACGCGTGCCGGTCGGCTTCGTGCTGCTCGACTCGGCGCTGCCGCACGTGAAGGCCGGCAAGCTGAAGGTGCTGGGCATCACCAACGCGAAACGCAGCCGCATCTACCCCGACTACCCCACCATCGGCGAAACCATCGCGGGCTATTCGCTGGAGAGCCTGTTCGGCTTCGTCGCGCCGGCCGGCTTGCCAGCGCCGGTGGCGGCCAGGCTGTCGGGCGACCTCGTCAAGGTGATGCAGATGCCCGACGTGCGCCATCGGCTGGCCGAACTGAGCGTGGAGCCGGTCGGCTCCACCGCGGCGGACTTCGCCGCGACGATCCGCAGCGAGATCACCAAGTGGGCGCCGGTGGTGAAGGCGGCGGGCGTCAAGGCCGAATAG
- a CDS encoding IclR family transcriptional regulator C-terminal domain-containing protein has translation MRKNQANSPSEEVVPDKNFVASLQKGLDVLTCFGRQHSRLTVSEVGRLTQSSPASARRSLLTLQTLGYLDSDGKRFWMLPKALLVAHAYLASRPAPSLAQPLLDALSERTRESASLAMLQGDDAIIIARSTARRSLSTGLGIGSRLPAYCAALGRVLLAGLPPEEAARRVRAMTRPRLSARTVTDAGEVLALIARCREEGYASNDGELELGVRSMAVPVFDRSGQVMAAMSIAVRAERMTLAEVRETFLPPLRKAAGSLVARLHAA, from the coding sequence ATGCGCAAGAACCAGGCGAATTCCCCCAGCGAAGAGGTGGTGCCCGACAAGAATTTCGTGGCCTCGCTGCAAAAGGGCCTCGACGTGCTGACCTGCTTCGGCCGCCAGCACAGCCGCCTCACGGTGTCGGAGGTGGGGCGGCTCACGCAGAGCTCGCCCGCGTCGGCGCGCCGCTCGCTGCTCACGCTGCAGACGCTGGGCTATCTCGACAGCGACGGCAAGCGGTTCTGGATGCTGCCGAAGGCGCTGCTGGTGGCGCACGCGTATCTCGCGTCGCGGCCCGCGCCCTCGCTGGCGCAGCCGCTGCTCGATGCGCTGTCGGAGCGCACGCGGGAGTCGGCGTCGTTGGCCATGCTGCAGGGCGACGACGCGATCATCATTGCGCGCTCGACCGCGCGGCGCAGCCTGAGCACGGGGCTGGGCATCGGCTCGCGGCTGCCGGCGTACTGCGCGGCATTGGGGCGCGTGTTGCTCGCAGGCTTGCCGCCCGAAGAGGCGGCGCGGCGCGTGCGCGCCATGACGCGCCCGCGCCTGAGCGCGCGCACCGTCACCGATGCCGGCGAGGTGCTGGCGCTCATCGCGCGTTGCCGTGAAGAAGGCTACGCCAGCAACGACGGCGAGCTCGAACTGGGTGTGCGATCGATGGCCGTACCCGTGTTCGACCGCTCGGGCCAGGTCATGGCGGCGATGAGCATCGCCGTGCGCGCCGAACGCATGACGCTGGCGGAAGTGCGCGAAACCTTCCTGCCGCCGTTGCGCAAGGCCGCTGGCAGCCTGGTGGCGCGGCTGCACGCCGCCTGA